A genomic region of Arachis stenosperma cultivar V10309 chromosome 9, arast.V10309.gnm1.PFL2, whole genome shotgun sequence contains the following coding sequences:
- the LOC130951662 gene encoding reticulon-like protein B14, whose amino-acid sequence MPTHKTPQASGFTGHHERPLHGHPLLGRGKLAEILLWRDKKLSAAIVGGFSFIWFLFEVVEYNLVPLLCHILIAIMLILFVWYNAAGLITWNIPEIYYFEIPESTFAYLYNKLNWFLMKFYDISTGKDLTLFFLTISGLWIISAIGNLFNTLNLIYLLFVCMMSLPAMYERYEEEVNYLAFRGNQDVRRLFRTLDSKFLNKIPRGPVKPKYK is encoded by the exons ATGCCAACCCATAAAACTCCACAAGCCTCAGGTTTCACTGGCCACCATGAAAGACCACTTCACGGCCACCCACTCCTTGGCAGAGGAAAGC TTGCGGAAATATTGTTATGGAGAGACAAGAAACTGTCGGCAGCGATTGTGGGTGGTTTCTCGTTCATTTGGTTTCTGTTTGAAGTGGTGGAATACAATCTTGTTCCTCTGCTCTGTCACATTCTCATAGCCATTATGCTTATCCTCTTTGTTTGGTATAATGCTGCTGGACTAATCACTTG GAACATTCCCGAAATCTATTATTTTGAAATTCCAGAATCCACCTTTGCATACTTGTATAACAAACTCAACTGGTTCTTGATGAAGTTTTATGATATTTCAACCGGGAAAGACTTGACACTCTTCTTTCTG ACAATTTCCGGACTCTGGATCATTTCAGCAATTGGAAATCTTTTCAACACTTTGAATTTGATATACTTAT TGTTTgtgtgcatgatgagtcttccCGCTATGTATGAGAGATATGAAGAGGAAGTGAATTATCTTGCATTCAGAGGAAACCAAGATGTGAGAAGATTGTTCAGGACTTTAGATTCTAAATTCCTTAACAAAATTCCAAGAGGACCTGTCAAACCAAAGTACAAGTAA
- the LOC130950764 gene encoding uncharacterized protein LOC130950764 yields the protein MAVSLPILVILIALHLIAFVFAVGAERRRSAAKVVPDEYDDRTYCVYTTDASTVYGLSAFFLLLISHAIVNALTRCLCCGKGLVSGARSTCAVFLFIFSWISFLGAESCLLAGSARNAYHTKYRGYFGVNDLSCATLRKGVFAAGAALTLISMLASILYYWAHSKADTGGWEKHHNEGIVLATHQQQGSDFGKA from the exons ATGGCGGTTTCCTTACCCATTCTGGTCATCCTCATCGCCCTCCACCTCATCGCCTTCGTCTTCGCCGTAGGCGCCGAACGACGTCGCAGCGCC GCGAAAGTGGTTCCCGATGAGTATGACGACAGAACTTACTGTGTTTACACCACCGATGCCTCCACAGTGTACGGCCTCTCCGCCTTCTTTCTCCTATTAATCAGCCACGCCATCGTTAACGCCCTCACCAGATGCCTCTGCTGCGGCAAGGGCCTCGTCTCCGGCGCCCGCTCCACCTGTGCCGTCTTTCTCTTCATTTTCTCTTG GATTAGTTTTCTGGGAGCAGAGTCATGCTTGTTGGCAGGTTCTGCGAGGAACGCATATCACACAAAATACAGAGGGTATTTTGGGGTAAATGACTTGTCCTGCGCCACCCTCCGCAAGGGGGTGTTCGCCGCCGGTGCTGCCCTTACTTTGATCTCCATGTTGGCCTCCATTTTGTACTATTGGGCTCACTCCAAGGCTGATACTGGTGGCTGGGAGAAGCACcacaatgagggcattgtattaGCTACCCACCAGCAACAAGGTTCTGACTTTGGCAAGGCCTGA
- the LOC130950490 gene encoding uncharacterized protein LOC130950490: MLGTGLNFGRARGDDRFHAPVRPRRSFQGAVDSDRLRRAHSDVSSSRSSVRDKSADSVREPENRVVSDEAKKGVAVPSCEAAEKRLSNLERFLQAITPSVPAQYLSKRTMMRGFKACDVESQPYFVLGDLWESFREWSAYGAGVPLVLNGNESVVQYYVPYLSGIQIYTSGKPSVKSRLPGEDSDSDFRDSSSEGSSDCEPERGLNYLREQRNHPHLPDEINRQMGGLSLRDHHTLRHDGFSSDEGESVNSQGYLLFEYLERDPPYSREPLSDKILDLAYRLPELVNLRSCDILSSSWISVAWYPIYRIPTGPTLKDLDACFLTYHSLYTPVGGTQQRVQAPVMSHTTETDGAPKMSLPVFGLASYKFKGSLWTPNGGHERQVATSLSQAADKWLRLLQVSHPDFMFFSR, from the exons ATGTTGGGTACTGGCTTGAACTTTGGGCGTGCCCGCGGAGACGATCGCTTCCACGCGCCGGTCAGGCCTCGCCGCTCATTCCAAGGCGCTGTCGACAGCGATAGGCTCCGCAGAGCTCATAGTGACGTATCGTCGAGCCGGTCGTCCGTTCGGGATAAATCCGCGGATTCGGTTCGGGAGCCCGAGAACCGGGTCGTGTCGGACGAGGCCAAGAAAGGTGTTGCGGTGCCGTCGTGTGAGGCTGCCGAGAAGCGGTTGAGCAATCTAGAGCGGTTCTTGCAGGCGATCACGCCCTCTGTGCCTGCACAGTATCTTTCTAAG AGGACCATGATGAGAGGCTTTAAGGCGTGCGATGTGGAGTCTCAGCCTTACTTTGTTCTTGGTGACTTGTGGGAATCTTTCAGGGAGTGGAGCGCATATGGTGCTGGTGTACCGCTTGTATTAAACGGGAATGAGAGTGTTGTTCAATATTACGTTCCCTATCTTTCTGGAATTCAAATTTACACTAGTGGGAAGCCTTCTGTAAAGTCAAG GCTGCCAGGTGAGGACAGCGACAGTGATTTCAGGGACTCAAGTAGCGAAGGTAGCAGTGATTGTGAACCTGAGAGAGGATTGAATTACTTGAGGGAGCAACGGAATCATCCACACCTGCCAGATGAGATTAATCGTCAAATGGGTGGATTATCATTGAGAGACCACCACACACTCCGACATGATGGCTTTTCTAGTGATGAAGGCGAATCTGTCAATTCGCAGGGCTATTTGCTTTTTGAGTATCTTGAAAGAGACCCTCCTTACAGCCGTGAGCCTTTGTCTGACAAG ATATTGGACCTTGCTTACCGCCTTCCAGAACTGGTGAATCTAAGAAGTTGTGATATACTATCGTCAAGTTGGATATCTGTAGCATG GTATCCGATTTACAGGATACCCACTGGTCCAACTTTGAAAGATCTTGATGCATGCTTTCTAACTTACCATTCTCTTTATACACCTGTGGGAG GTACACAACAAAGGGTGCAGGCACCTGTAATGTCACATACTACTGAGACAGATGGTGCCCCTAAAATGTCTTTACCGGTGTTTGGTCTTGCTTCATATAAGTTCAAAGGATCTCTGTGGACTCCAAACGGTGGACATGAGCGCCAGGTGGCTACCTCTCTTTCACAAGCGGCTGACAAGTGGTTGAGACTGCTTCAGGTCAGTCACCCTGATTTCATGTTTTTCAGCCGCTGA
- the LOC130951801 gene encoding uncharacterized protein LOC130951801, translating into MAQMPRRGGLRYGRDEIRREMLSRVHRGRCLPLLRRSFDFLFYLRCCKRTAPFTIFTAGDNSKPPHCIFERETEAVAMADQQDGMVQNILEQKILKWVFVGGKGGVG; encoded by the exons ATGGCGCAGATGCCCCGACGAGGAGGATTACGATATGGTAGGGATGAGATTAGGAGAGAGATGCTGTCGCGTGTACACAGGGGCAGATGCCTTCCTCTTCTTCGTCGTTCCTTTGACTTCCTCTTCTACCTCCGCTGTTGCAAGCGCACTGCGCCTTTCACTATCTTCACCGCCGGCGACAACTCCAAACCTCCCCACTGCATCT ttgaaagagaaacagaagCAGTGGCCATGGCGGATCAGCAAGATGGAATGGTGCAGAATATTTTAGaacaaaaaattcttaaatggGTCTTCGTTGGTGGTAAAGGTGGCGTTGGCTAA